In Oryza sativa Japonica Group chromosome 2, ASM3414082v1, the following are encoded in one genomic region:
- the LOC4330215 gene encoding uncharacterized protein — protein sequence MAMVVAGSHRPPPPPQSLRLVPPPPPQPPPPPLTYRHHCKVCKKGFMCGRALGGHMRAHGIGDDNDTMDDDDGRDDDHSLSPCDGGGEPSEAAGSPTTTTTKRMYALRTNPGRPRNCRTCENCGKEFTSWKTLLDHGRCGLDEEDGRLDVSLRSPPLHDGGDENDGEEEEEGDDLTLAAGGWSKGKRSRRAKVMAVGTGSVSELQLPAPSTEEEDLANFLVMLSSSSSSSSRVAQPAIVVDDADQESCASGSKDEERNRFLVPQPISMAAPMMAQMTVIAPQVVPQHISTVPRGMFECKACKKVFTSHQALGGHRASHKKVKGCFAAKLESSRNETSQTQTQQQHVSAAPHDNTRATTSHVITSDISMDANTIGASADADGKAAASGVGAGEIVLAGASSTDMAMMMSVEDFAPTPLAPSAVSPFKKKGKVHECSICHRVFTSGQALGGHKRCHWLTSGATDPLTKLQPVAQDHAMMAAMCHQLTLGRPIFDPTDQRILDLNVPTNPLAEAVAARQQQQQQVAALNDGALCLNAAASVYLQSWTGHSNGSHVNKTTATSSRINDAAGGVTTEDDEADSTSAKRAKIGDLKDMKVAGESLPWLQVGIGISSESKEKNTQE from the coding sequence ATGGCGATGGTCGTCGCGGGGAGccatcggccgccgccgccgccgcagtcgctgCGGCTggtcccgccaccgccgccgcagcctcctcctcctcctctgacgTACAGGCACCACTGCAAGGTGTGCAAGAAGGGGTTCATGTGCGGTCGCGCGCTCGGCGGCCACATGAGGGCGCACGGCAtcggcgacgacaacgacacgatggacgacgacgacggccgcgatGATGATCATTCGCTGTCACCGTGCGATGGTGGTGGCGAGCCGTCGGAGGCAGCCGGgagcccgacgacgacgacgacgaaacgTATGTACGCGCTGCGGACCAATCCCGGGCGGCCAAGGAACTGCAGGACATGCGAGAACTGCGGGAAGGAGTTCACGTCGTGGAAGACGTTGCTGGATCATGGCAGGTGCGGCCTTGACGAGGAGGACGGTCGCCTCGACGTCTCGCTCCGTTCGCCGCCGCTtcacgacggtggcgacgaaaacgacggcgaggaggaggaggagggggacgaCCTCACACTGGCTGCGGGCGGGTGGTCGAAAGGGAAGCGCTCGCGCCGTGCTAAAGTGATGGCCGTCGGGACCGGCTCCGTGTCCGAGCTACAGCTGCCGGCTCCGTCTACCGAAGAGGAAGACCTCGCCAACTTTCTCGTGATgctctcttcttcttcgtcaTCATCGTCGCGTGTTGCACAGCCAGccatcgtcgtcgacgacgcggACCAAGAGTCCTGCGCATCAGGTAGCAAGGACGAGGAGAGGAACAGGTTCTTGGTGCCGCAGCCAATCTCGATGGCAGCCCCCATGATGGCTCAGATGACAGTGATCGCTCCGCAAGTGGTGCCACAGCACATCTCGACCGTGCCACGTGGCATGTTCGAGTGCAAGGCATGCAAGAAGGTGTTTACATCGCACCAGGCTCTTGGCGGGCACCGTGCCAGCCACAAGAAGGTGAAAGGATGCTTCGCCGCGAAGCTCGAGAGCAGCCGCAACGAGACTAGTCAGACTCAGACTCAGCAGCAACACGTCTCAGCCGCTCCTCATGACAATACCAGGGCCACCACCTCTCATGTCATCACCAGCGATATCAGCATGGATGCAAACACGATCGGTGCCAGTGCTGATGCTGACGGCAAGGCAGCGGCAAGCGGCGTTGGCGCAGGTGAAATTGTcctcgccggagcttcgtcgACGGATATGGCCATGATGATGTCGGTCGAGGACTTCGCGCCGACACCGTTGGCGCCATCCGCCGTCTCACCGTTCAAGAAGAAGGGGAAGGTGCACGAGTGCTCCATCTGCCACCGGGTGTTCACGTCGGGGCAAGCGCTCGGCGGCCACAAGCGATGCCACTGGCTGACGTCGGGCGCAACGGACCCGCTCACGAAGCTCCAGCCCGTCGCCCAAGACCACGCCATGATGGCCGCCATGTGCCACCAGCTCACGCTCGGGCGCCCAATATTCGACCCTACCGACCAGCGGATACTAGACCTTAACGTGCCGACGAACCCACTGGCAGAAGCGGTCGCGgccaggcagcagcagcagcagcaggtcgcCGCTCTCAACGACGGCGCACTCTGCCTcaacgcggcggcgtcggtgtaCCTGCAGTCCTGGACAGGGCACAGCAACGGGAGCCACGTGAACAAGACCACCGCGACGAGCAGCCGCATCAacgacgcggccggcggcgtgacCACGGAGGACGATGAAGCGGACAGCACGAGCGCCAAGAGAGCCAAGATCGGCGACCTCAAGGACATGAAAGTGGCAGGGGAGTCGTTGCCCTGGCTGCAGGTTGGCATCGGAATTTCATCAGAGAGCAAAGAAAAGAACACTCAAGAGTGA
- the LOC4330217 gene encoding zinc finger protein ZAT1 → MAKNACKLCYRRFASPRALAGHMRSHSVAAANAAAAAAAAAAAKLQISSASSASTSFTAADEEEEEEEEEEDVGFKKPLSIYALRENPKRSLRVSEYAFSDRESEAESTPTPAAKGLRAGGGGGGGDGEPMSSLSYAGTPEEEVALALMMLSRDTWPSVERGGGGGEYSDDGSDDGYALPPPSPAPAPAPVPEKRTRFQCPACKKVFRSYQALGGHRASHVRGGRGGCCAPPVAPPPQPHPQPPLPEHDAGEEDMDGKAPPHECPYCYRVFASGQALGGHKKSHVCSAAAAAAHAQTPGGGAPPPQPKILGMIDLNFAPPVDEVELSAVSDPHFPSNPPGP, encoded by the coding sequence ATGGCGAAGAACGCATGCAAGCTCTGCTACCGCCGCTTCGCTAGCCCACGCGCCCTCGCGGGGCACATGCGGTCTCACTCTGTGGCGGCCGCCAACGCagccgcggctgcggcggcggccgcagccgCGAAGCTGCAGATCTCATCGGCGTCGTCCGCGTCGACGTCGTTCACCGCggccgatgaggaggaggaggaggaggaggaagaggaggacgtGGGATTCAAGAAGCCCCTTTCCATCTACGCGCTCCGGGAGAATCCCAAGCGCAGCCTCCGCGTCTCCGAGTACGCGTTCTCCGACCGCGAGAGCGAGGCCGAGTCCACCCCGACGCCCGCAGCCAAGGGCttacgcgccggcggcggcggcggcggcggcgatggcgagccCATGAGCTCGTTGTCGTACGCGGgaacgccggaggaggaggtggcgctgGCCCTCATGATGCTCTCCCGCGACACCTGGCCGTCCGtcgagcgcggtggcggcgggggcgagTACTCGGACGACGGGAGCGACGACGGCTACGCGCTCCCTCCGCCGTCTcccgctccggcgccggcgccggtgccggagAAGCGGACGCGGTTCCAGTGCCCCGCGTGCAAGAAGGTGTTCCGGTCCTACCAGGCGCTCGGCGGCCACCGCGCCAGCCACGtccgcggcggcaggggcggctgctGCGCGCCTCCCGTCGCTCCTCCCCCTCAGCCGCATCCGCAGCCGCCATTGCCGGAGCACGACGCGGGCGAGGAAGACATGGACGGGAAGGCGCCGCCGCACGAGTGCCCCTACTGCTACCGCGTGTTCGCCTCCGGGCAAGCTCTGGGCGGCCACAAGAAGTCTCAcgtctgctccgccgccgccgccgcggcccatGCACAgacacccggcggcggcgctcctccgCCCCAGCCCAAAATTCTCGGCATGATCGATCTCAACTTCGCGCCGCCCGTGGATGAGGTGGAGCTCTCCGCCGTGTCAGATCCCCACTTCCCCTCCAATCCACCAGGTCCTTGA